One window of the Candidatus Omnitrophota bacterium genome contains the following:
- a CDS encoding cupin domain-containing protein yields the protein KSTLPAVLLSIKYAELRRPLSDDDMIYVFPSDHMIEPLLAFKSAIKKAAQLAGDGKMVVFGVKPDHPKEGYGYIIKSKRYKSGFLVNRFVEKPSGKAAGELIKKGAFWNAGIFCFTKGAFLRELARFQPKIAVYSESGYNTLHKKFKSIKAISMDYGIMQYTKNAGVVEFRLKWSDLGSWDSFLQYFTRKKGNFNIGKAEFLETNNSFTYSVNRLMCLVGLNDVIAIDSPDSLLLVKKGYSDHVKDLVALMDKKGYTHSKDGATVYRPWGYYTVLHEAKGYKVKEIGVYPKKTIALQSHKHRSEHWNVVEGEARLSVAGKSSRARRNESIYVPRGIKHTVYNPTNKITKIIEVQIGCYLGEDDIKRFMRY from the coding sequence AAAGAGTACGCTTCCGGCTGTGCTCCTTTCTATAAAATACGCGGAGTTAAGGCGCCCCTTATCAGATGATGACATGATATATGTTTTTCCTTCAGACCACATGATAGAGCCGCTTCTAGCTTTTAAATCAGCTATTAAAAAAGCAGCACAATTAGCCGGAGACGGGAAGATGGTCGTTTTTGGCGTAAAGCCGGATCATCCTAAAGAAGGATACGGCTATATTATCAAATCAAAAAGATATAAGAGTGGCTTTTTAGTAAATAGATTTGTGGAGAAACCTTCCGGAAAAGCGGCAGGCGAGCTCATAAAAAAAGGCGCATTTTGGAATGCAGGTATTTTCTGTTTTACAAAAGGGGCATTTTTGCGGGAGCTCGCAAGATTTCAGCCAAAAATAGCTGTATATTCCGAATCCGGATACAATACTTTGCATAAGAAGTTTAAGTCGATAAAAGCTATTTCAATGGACTATGGCATAATGCAGTATACTAAAAATGCGGGAGTGGTGGAATTTCGGCTTAAGTGGTCTGATCTCGGGAGCTGGGACAGTTTTCTCCAGTATTTTACTCGCAAAAAAGGAAATTTTAATATAGGGAAAGCTGAATTTCTAGAAACAAATAATTCTTTCACTTATTCGGTAAATCGTCTTATGTGTCTGGTTGGATTGAATGATGTAATCGCGATAGATTCACCTGATTCTCTGCTTTTAGTAAAGAAGGGGTATTCCGACCACGTGAAGGACCTCGTGGCGTTAATGGATAAAAAGGGGTACACTCATTCTAAAGACGGCGCGACCGTGTATAGACCGTGGGGTTATTATACGGTTTTGCATGAGGCGAAAGGATACAAAGTAAAAGAGATAGGGGTTTATCCTAAAAAAACAATTGCGCTCCAGAGCCATAAACATCGGAGCGAGCATTGGAATGTGGTCGAAGGCGAGGCGCGCCTTTCCGTAGCCGGCAAATCTAGCCGCGCCAGACGCAATGAAAGTATTTATGTTCCGAGAGGGATTAAACATACAGTGTACAACCCGACTAATAAAATCACAAAGATCATAGAAGTCCAGATCGGTTGCTATTTGGGCGAAGATGACATCAAGAGGTTTATGAGGTACTAA